From Paenibacillus sp. FSL H8-0537:
CTATTGGATGAAGAATCACTTTTGGATGAGCTGCCTATGTTCCAACGCGTGATTAAAGCCATTCCTATCGCGGTTGTTGTGATATTGGTTATTATGTTCTTTCTACTAAATCGGCTCGTGTTTAAGCCTATTCAACAGTTGACCAGCGGGATGCGCATACTTGGAAAGGGACAATTGGATTACCGTCTTAAGGAAGGGAAATCGAAGGAGTTCCAGTTGATTACAGAGCAGTTCAATCGGATGGCCGAACAAATCGGAAATCTTAAAATCGATGTATATGAAGAAAAAATGAAAGTGCAGCAAGCAGAACTTAAGCATCTTCAAGCTCAGATAAACCCGCATTTTTTCTTGAACTCTTTGAATATTGTCTTTCATCTTGTAGAGCTTCAGAAGTATTCGCTGATTAAGAAAATGATTGCCCACCTCGTTTCCTATTTCAGATTCATTATGAGCACCAACGATACGTGGATTACACTTACTAGTGAATTGAATCATATTCGAAATTATATGGAAATACAGATGGTTATGTACCCAGGCAAGCTTAGCTTTCATGATAGATTCCCGAAGGAGCTAGAGAATGCGCTTATACCACCCTTGCTTGTGCAGCCGTTCGTGGAGAATGCGATTAAGCATGGATTTATTAATAACACAAAACCATTTAGAGTCAACATTACGATAAATGAAGAAGTCGGCAAAGATGACGCTTTATATATGGTCATCCAAATCAGCGACTCTGGTCCGGGCTTCTCCGAGCTGCAGCTCGAAAGGCTTAACCTAGGATTGTATGAAAAAGATCCGACAGACCGCCAATTAGGGATATGGAATGTACGCCGACGCTTGAGTATGTTCTATAATGAACAGGCGAATATCACCTTTTACAATGATCCTCAGGGCGGTGGAGTTATAAAAATAATGTTGCCTATACATAGGAGGCTGTGATCTTACATATGTACCGGATATTGATCGTCGATGACCAATATTTTGCCTTGCTTGGTTTGCAACAAGGCGTGAATTGGAACGAATTAGGTATTGCCGATGTCAATCTGGCGGAAAACGTAGAACAAGCAGTGGAGTGCCTGGAGCGCCATCCTGTAGATTTGCTTATTTGTGATATTGAGATGCCAGGGAGGAGCGGGCTGGAATTATTAGTCTGGGTATCGCAGCACTCACCGGACACGCTAACGATTATGCTCACTTGCCATGCTGATTTTGAGTATGCACAGCATGCCATCCACCATGGGGCATTCCATTATTTGTTGAAGCCTGTTGATTACGAGCAATTGAAACAGGTGGCCAGTGAAGCTATCGCAGAAGTCGCCAGGAAGAAAGAGCAGCATAAATTTGAAATGCTTATACAAGACTATCGAAGAAAATGGGAGCATCAGCTGCCTATATTAGTGGAACGCTTCTGGCAAGACATCCTTAGCCAGCGCACATCCCTTCTCCCGGAATCATTGCAAAGGTCTACGCAAACTTGCGGCCTAGACTTCAAAAAGGATGATCGTTATATACTAGTTCTGTTAGGCTTGGAACAATGGAAGGAAAATTTAAGCGCTCGTGATGAGGCTATTATGGAGTACGCCCTTCGCAATTTGGCTGGAGAGCTGCTCCTGAGAGGGCTAGAGGGCGTCGTACTTCAGGATCATGTAGGCCTCAATTTGGCGATTGTATATGTGAGGGGCGAAGAGGTTCTTGTTGGTAACGTGCTTGGTTACAATTGCCGGCAGTTCCTGAATGAGTGCAAACGGATTCTTCATTGTTCCTTGTCGATTTATATCAGCCCGACGGTATTCCTGCCGGAGATCGTTAGCGCTTATGCTCACGTGACAGAAAGAGAGCAAAGCAACCTAAACAGCTCACAGCAAGTGTTCACTCCGGCCTATCCGCCTTCCGCTAAGCTGTTGAATCAAATACCGGTAGTTGCTCCAATGAACTTGTTTGCAGAGTGGGCGACCATTCTAGAACTCGGCGAGCTTGATGAGCTGGATAGCCGTGTTAAGCAATGGTTCTGCAGCAGTGAGGCGATCACATGGACGAATGAATCGCATCGACAATTCATTCATGGCATTCTCTTTATTGTTCATACCATTCTGGCCAAGAAAGGTTTGTCCATGCACGAGTCAGTGGAATTAAAGCAATTATTGGATAAGGAAAGTTATCCAAAACACTCGGTAGGTTTGCAAAATTGGACGAGAGGGATTCTAGGGGTGACCGTATTACTTCTTAGGACAAGCAAGAATGTTTCCTCTACCGTCGTCACCAAGATCAGACATTACATTCGTGCACGTTTGAATCAGGAAATCAATCGCGAAGAACTGGCCGCCCATGTCTATCTAAACCCGGCGTATTTATCCAGATTATTCAAGAAGGAGACCGGATTATCCTTGTCAGACGCGATTATTCACGAACGAATACAGGAGGCCAAACGATTGCTGGAAGAAACCGAATACAAGATTACCGATATTGCGGAGAATGTAGGGTATACCAGCCTGGGAAGCTTCTCTAACTTATTCAAAAGAGTTGTCGGCGTAACACCGCAGCTATATCGGGCTCGAAAAAAAACGAATAATTAATATTGTCAACAGAGTGAAAGTAATGCGGGCAATTCGCTTGTGTTACTTTCGAAGGAACCAGTCGTGACCAGGTACTAGATAATATGAAAGCCAAGTTCGACACTGGAACAATTGATCTACATTATCAATGATCTTAGTGTTACGGTTGTCTCTAAACAAGCTAGACGACATTGTCAATAGTTTGGTACAATATATGAGAACGCTGTTTTAAATTATAAAACGAAAGGAGGAGAATACATTCCATGCCCATCATTCAATCACTCGACCGTGCACTTACTATTCTGGATTTGTTTGATGAGCATAATCGAGTATTGAAAATAACCGAGATCAGTGCCAGGGTCGGCTTGCATAAAAGTACTGTGCATTCCCTGCTTAAGACGCTTCAACATCATCGCTACATTGAACAGGATGAGAATGGGCTGTATCGGCTCGGGATGCGTCTGCTGGAGAAGGGGCAGCTGCTATTGCAGAGCTTTGACATCCGGGAGATCGCAAGAGGACCGATGGATGCACTGTCAGGGAAGACGGGACAGACTGTTCATCTTGTCATCCGGGACGGAGCGGAAGGCGTCTATATTGATAAGGTTGAAGGCAGCAAAGCAGCCATTCGATATTCCCGGATTGGCCGACGTGTACCACTGCACAGCAGCGCAGTCGGCAAGATGCTAGCGGCTTACGTGCCGGAGGCTGAGCTGGAGGGGTTGCTGGAGAAATACGACTATTCCATTCATACGCCACATACAATCTCAAACAAGTCGGACTTCCTGAAAGAGCTGATCTCCTCGCGAAATGCAGGCGTCGCCTACGACCGGGAAGAGAATGAAGCAGGTGTCCGTTGTGCCGCGGCGCCGGTGTATGACCACAGCGGAAACATTACGGCGGCGATCAGCATCTCGACGATGACGTCAACAGTCGGAGATGAGGAATTAGCGGCTTTCGTCCTGCTTTTGCAGGAGACGGCAGAACAGATTTCACGCGGACTCGGCTACCGTCCATGATAATGCGATTATATGCAAAGATTCTGGGCGGATCTTTTTTTACCACAATATAAGAACGCGGTTTTATAATGTAAAACAATTTGATTGGAGGTCATGTCATTATGCGTATATTTCGTTACCTCGAAAACTCGCTTCCCTATTTGGGAGTAAAGACAGAAGACGGAGATTCTTATCGGCTAGATGCGCCGGATCTTATGACACTCGTCGCAAATGCCCGCACCGCCGGGTTGACAACCGCTGCTTATATTGAGACGATGCTCGGCAGTCTCTCGCCGATAGGTGCTCCCGCCGAAACGCTGAACCTGACGACGCCACTGGACGCACCGGAGGTATGGGCGGCAGGTGTAACCTATCAGCGCAGCCGTGAGGCGCGAAATTATGAAGCGACGGATGGAAGGCTCGATGCGGCCACATTTTACGACAAGGTGTACGAGGCCGAACGGCCGGAGCTGTTTATGAAATCGACAGCGGCCCGTACCGTTGGACCTGGTGAGTCGGTTTGCCTGAGAAGCGACTCCTCGTGGCAGGTGCCGGAGGCAGAGCTTGGGCTTGTCTTAGATCGTTCTGGTGCAATCGTCGGCTATACAGCTGGCAATGATATGAGCTGCCGCGACATCGAGGGCGAAAATCCTCTTTACCTGCCGCAGGCGAAAATTTGGAAGCGTTCCTGCTCGATCGGACCGTTCGTCCGCTTGGCGGAGACGGTCGCTGACCCTTACGCGCTCTCAATTGCCTGCCGCATTTACCGGGACGGAGCGCTGGTCGTTGAAGAAACGGCTCATACCGGCCTGTTAAAGCGCAAACTGGAGGAGCTTGTTGGCTTCTTGAAACGAGATAACGAGCTGTTCGACGGTACGGTTTTGCTGACAGGCACCTGTCTCGTTCCGCCTAACCAGTTTACGCTGGCCTCCGGCGACCGCATCGAAATTGAAATCGAAGGTATAGGGACGCTGGTGAACACGGTAATTAGTACTCATGAGCTGGACATGGCTCCTAATCACGCCTAAGGGGGAAAAAATAATGGTAAACAGCGAATACACGGTGAACCCGGAAATTCCGGCAATAGATAACTATATCGGAGGCGAATGGAAGTCGCCTCTCTCCGGCAGCCGCAAGCCTGGCTGCAATCCGGCCCGCAACAGCGAAATCGTTAGCTTAACGCCTGACTCCGACTGCGACGATCTAGACGTTGCGGTCGCATCCGCTGAGGCTGCCCGCCAGGCATGGCGAAAGCAAACCGGAGCTCAGCGCGGCGCCCTGCTGTTCAAGGCGGCTGATCTGCTGGAGAGTCGCTTGGAGGAGATCGGCCTTGCGATGACCCGCGAGATGGGCAAGACGCTTGGCGAGGCGAAGGGGGAGACGGCCCGCGGCGCAGCCATTTTACGCTATTACGCAGGCGAGGGTATGCGTCCTGTCGGTGACGTGATTCCGGCAACAGACGCAGAAGCGTTAATGTTCACGACCCGCGCGCCGCTCGGCGTCGTCGGCGTCATTTCACCTTGGAATTTTCCTGTAGCGATTCCCATTTGGAAAATAGCGCCCGCACTGGTATTCGGAAACACTGTCGTTTGGAAGCCGGCGGCAGAGACGGCTTTCACCGCCTCGCTGATTATGGCTTGCTTCCATGAAGCTGGCTTTCCAGCGGGCGTTGTGAATATGGTTATTGGCAACGGTGCCGTCATTGGGCAGGGTATCGCCGAGCATCCGGGCATTCACGCCGTAACCTTTACGGGCTCTGATGTGGTCGGCAAGCGTGTCGGCCAGAAAGCTCTAGCACGCGGGGCGAAGTATCAGCTGGAGATGGGTGGTAAAAATCCAATTATCATCGCATCCGACGCCGATCTGGACCTCGCGGTTGATGCAACAATCAGCGGAGGCCTTCGCTCAACCGGCCAAAAGTGTACCGCAACGAGCCGCGTTATCGTCGTGCGCGATGTTTACGAGACGTTCAGGTCGAAATTGCTCGAGAAGGTGGAAAGGCTAAAGGTGGGCGATGGCTTGAACGCGGAGACGTGGCTTGGACCATGTGCCAGCCAGAAGCAGTATGAAACCGTGCTTGATTACATTCGCAAGGGCAAGGAGGAAGGCGCAGAGCTTCTCGTCGGCGGCGAGCGGCCGGACGATCCGGCACTCGCGGACGGCTACTTCATCACACCGGCCGTGTTCGACCGGGTGATGCCGAAGATGGCCATTGCGCGGGAGGAAATTTTCGGGCCAGTGCTGGCACTGATTGAGGCGCGTGACCTTGATGAGGCGATTGAGCTCGCGAACGATACGGAATATGGACTCAGTGCCTCCCTTTATACGAGCAATCTGGGTTATGCACTGAAGTTTATTCAGGAAACGGATGCAGGGCTCGTCCGGGTTAATGCTGAGACAGCGGGCGTGGAGCTGCAGGCGCCGTTCGGAGGAATGAAAGGCTCCAGCTCCCATTCTCGCGAGCAGGGACAGGCGGCTATCGAGTTTTACACAGCAGTGAAAACGGTGTTCATGAAGCCTTAACCAGAAGGGGATACGCGCGATGGAGGATCTGTTGAAAAACGTTATGGGACCAGACGGAGCGGATTATTTCGAGGTGACCACACATGCGGCTGGGCCGCCTGGCAAGCTCCCGCTGACCCCGGAGCTTCTTCTGAACGAGCCTAGCGGCAATCTGTTCGGCTGGAGCCAGAACGTCGGCATGGGATGGCAGACGGATCGCTTGCAGGGCAGGGAGGTTCTAATTTTGGGCACGCTTGGCGGTATCCGCAATGAGGACGGCACACCTGCCGCGCTTGGCTACCACACCGGCCACTGGGAGATCGGCCTGTTAATGAAAGCGGCGGCGAAAGAGATTGCCGACATGGGTGGTATCCCGTTCGCCGCTCATGTTAGTGATCCGTGCGACGGACGCTCGCAGGGCACGCCGGGCATGTTTGATTCACTGCCTTACCGCAACGACGCAGCAATGGTCATGCGCCGACTGATCCGTTCGCTGCCTAACCGAGCGGCCGTTGTGGGCGTTGCGACGTGCGACAAGGGCCTGCCTGCGATGATGTTGGCGCTTGCCGGAATGAAAAGTCTGCCTGGCGTTATTGTGCCGGGCGGCGTTACGCTGCCGCCGACGAATGGCGAGGATGCTGGCAAAATCCAGACGATTGGCGCCCGATACGCGAACGGCGAGCTGTCGTTGGAGGAAGCTGCCGATCTTGGCTGCCGAGCCTGCGCGACGCCGGGCGGCGGCTGCCAGTTCCTCGGAACGGCGGGAACGGCGCAGGTCGTGGCAGAGGCACTAGGAATGACTGTGCCTCACGCCGCGTTGGCCCCGTCAGGCCAACCGGTCTGGACGGAGATGGCGCGCCAATCTGCCCGTGCGGCTATGGCGCTTGCAAGCAGGGGCCTCACACTTGGTGACCTGCTGACGGACGCGTCTATCCGTAACGCTATGGTTGTTCATGCGGCTTTCGGTGGCTCCACGAACCTGCTGCTGCACATTCCTGCGATTGCTCATGCAGCAGGTCTCACGGTGCCGAACGCCGGGGACTGGGCGACAATCAACCGCAACGTTCCTCGACTGGTCAGTGTACTGCCGAATGGGCCTG
This genomic window contains:
- a CDS encoding response regulator, which produces MYRILIVDDQYFALLGLQQGVNWNELGIADVNLAENVEQAVECLERHPVDLLICDIEMPGRSGLELLVWVSQHSPDTLTIMLTCHADFEYAQHAIHHGAFHYLLKPVDYEQLKQVASEAIAEVARKKEQHKFEMLIQDYRRKWEHQLPILVERFWQDILSQRTSLLPESLQRSTQTCGLDFKKDDRYILVLLGLEQWKENLSARDEAIMEYALRNLAGELLLRGLEGVVLQDHVGLNLAIVYVRGEEVLVGNVLGYNCRQFLNECKRILHCSLSIYISPTVFLPEIVSAYAHVTEREQSNLNSSQQVFTPAYPPSAKLLNQIPVVAPMNLFAEWATILELGELDELDSRVKQWFCSSEAITWTNESHRQFIHGILFIVHTILAKKGLSMHESVELKQLLDKESYPKHSVGLQNWTRGILGVTVLLLRTSKNVSSTVVTKIRHYIRARLNQEINREELAAHVYLNPAYLSRLFKKETGLSLSDAIIHERIQEAKRLLEETEYKITDIAENVGYTSLGSFSNLFKRVVGVTPQLYRARKKTNN
- a CDS encoding IclR family transcriptional regulator, yielding MPIIQSLDRALTILDLFDEHNRVLKITEISARVGLHKSTVHSLLKTLQHHRYIEQDENGLYRLGMRLLEKGQLLLQSFDIREIARGPMDALSGKTGQTVHLVIRDGAEGVYIDKVEGSKAAIRYSRIGRRVPLHSSAVGKMLAAYVPEAELEGLLEKYDYSIHTPHTISNKSDFLKELISSRNAGVAYDREENEAGVRCAAAPVYDHSGNITAAISISTMTSTVGDEELAAFVLLLQETAEQISRGLGYRP
- a CDS encoding fumarylacetoacetate hydrolase family protein; amino-acid sequence: MRIFRYLENSLPYLGVKTEDGDSYRLDAPDLMTLVANARTAGLTTAAYIETMLGSLSPIGAPAETLNLTTPLDAPEVWAAGVTYQRSREARNYEATDGRLDAATFYDKVYEAERPELFMKSTAARTVGPGESVCLRSDSSWQVPEAELGLVLDRSGAIVGYTAGNDMSCRDIEGENPLYLPQAKIWKRSCSIGPFVRLAETVADPYALSIACRIYRDGALVVEETAHTGLLKRKLEELVGFLKRDNELFDGTVLLTGTCLVPPNQFTLASGDRIEIEIEGIGTLVNTVISTHELDMAPNHA
- a CDS encoding histidine kinase encodes the protein MKLSLQFKVSALVLLLVTPIFLFLYYTNIYSTNIVREKVAKSASDTLTLHLGALDELLEQTSTYLLRTSNESMLLELYSESDPESVNYYLSIRKLMDQWYSDVSYYSSIRSVFVYHLDRDELFLSSQKEYYKEKDAIRSGLSSQLKTFKLPTSLKWEIVTVGGEPVLFKVLPDKSGRLLIGVLVSIDSLAQPLTQLESVSSDEKIGIISKDGNLLWGQFSKEDLALLRSKLNDQSNHASASIRLNDGSSYLFVDKPSIFSDLNVFILLDEESLLDELPMFQRVIKAIPIAVVVILVIMFFLLNRLVFKPIQQLTSGMRILGKGQLDYRLKEGKSKEFQLITEQFNRMAEQIGNLKIDVYEEKMKVQQAELKHLQAQINPHFFLNSLNIVFHLVELQKYSLIKKMIAHLVSYFRFIMSTNDTWITLTSELNHIRNYMEIQMVMYPGKLSFHDRFPKELENALIPPLLVQPFVENAIKHGFINNTKPFRVNITINEEVGKDDALYMVIQISDSGPGFSELQLERLNLGLYEKDPTDRQLGIWNVRRRLSMFYNEQANITFYNDPQGGGVIKIMLPIHRRL
- the gucD gene encoding alpha-ketoglutaric semialdehyde dehydrogenase GucD encodes the protein MVNSEYTVNPEIPAIDNYIGGEWKSPLSGSRKPGCNPARNSEIVSLTPDSDCDDLDVAVASAEAARQAWRKQTGAQRGALLFKAADLLESRLEEIGLAMTREMGKTLGEAKGETARGAAILRYYAGEGMRPVGDVIPATDAEALMFTTRAPLGVVGVISPWNFPVAIPIWKIAPALVFGNTVVWKPAAETAFTASLIMACFHEAGFPAGVVNMVIGNGAVIGQGIAEHPGIHAVTFTGSDVVGKRVGQKALARGAKYQLEMGGKNPIIIASDADLDLAVDATISGGLRSTGQKCTATSRVIVVRDVYETFRSKLLEKVERLKVGDGLNAETWLGPCASQKQYETVLDYIRKGKEEGAELLVGGERPDDPALADGYFITPAVFDRVMPKMAIAREEIFGPVLALIEARDLDEAIELANDTEYGLSASLYTSNLGYALKFIQETDAGLVRVNAETAGVELQAPFGGMKGSSSHSREQGQAAIEFYTAVKTVFMKP
- a CDS encoding YjhG/YagF family D-xylonate dehydratase is translated as MEDLLKNVMGPDGADYFEVTTHAAGPPGKLPLTPELLLNEPSGNLFGWSQNVGMGWQTDRLQGREVLILGTLGGIRNEDGTPAALGYHTGHWEIGLLMKAAAKEIADMGGIPFAAHVSDPCDGRSQGTPGMFDSLPYRNDAAMVMRRLIRSLPNRAAVVGVATCDKGLPAMMLALAGMKSLPGVIVPGGVTLPPTNGEDAGKIQTIGARYANGELSLEEAADLGCRACATPGGGCQFLGTAGTAQVVAEALGMTVPHAALAPSGQPVWTEMARQSARAAMALASRGLTLGDLLTDASIRNAMVVHAAFGGSTNLLLHIPAIAHAAGLTVPNAGDWATINRNVPRLVSVLPNGPVPHPTVRVFLAGGVPEVMLHLRRLGVLDVSVLTASGVTLNETLDWWETSERRKSMRNYLAEREGIDPDTVIYSPDRARTAGLTPTVTFPSGNIAPEGSVIKSTAIDPSVLDVEGVFRHVGRVKVYTTERDAIRAIKTGGIFAGDILALIGRGPAGTGMEETYQLTSALKHLTFGKQVSLLTDARFSGVSTGACIGHIGPEALAGGPVGRLRDGDWVDIRIDTRKLEGSIDMVGCGELPDTPEAGAAILSTRPPHPSLAEDPELPDDTRLWAALQSASGGTWKGCVYDTSRIIRTLEAGMRVLAAEADGEEV